From Draconibacterium halophilum, one genomic window encodes:
- a CDS encoding sodium:solute symporter, whose amino-acid sequence MALLDWIVIGLFALVLIGIIVWVVSQKNKNSEDYFLGGRDASWIAIGASIFASNIGSEHLIGLAGAGASSGMAMAHWEIQGWMILILGWVFVPFYSRSMVLTMPEFLERRYNRESRTVLSLISLVSYVLTKVAVTVYAGGIVFQQVFGIETMWGIDFFWISAIGLVLITALYTIFGGMKSVLYTSVLQTPILLGGSLIILVLGLKAVGGWDEVMQIAGTTTVNEYGDSMVNLIRDNRDPDFPWLGALIGSAIIGFWYWCTDQFIVQRVLSGKNEKHARRGTIFGAYLKLLPVFLFLIPGMIAFAMNAKGGIMLNGQEYVLPSADAAFPSLVAQLLPAGVKGLVVCGILAALMSSLASLFNSSAMLFTIDFYKRFKPDTEEKKLVRIGQMATVVIVTLGILWIPIMRTIGDVLYEYLQDVQSVLAPGIAAAFLLGITWKRASEKGGYWGLMSGFIIGVTRLGSKVYYENVPNAADNLFKTVFFDTNWLFFCGWMLLVCLLVIVVVSLLTEAPSKEKIQGLVFGTNTPEEKAKTRASWNHWDVIHTVIILGITSAFYIYFW is encoded by the coding sequence ATGGCTTTATTAGATTGGATTGTTATTGGCTTGTTTGCTCTGGTCCTCATCGGTATTATCGTGTGGGTTGTATCGCAGAAAAACAAAAATTCCGAGGACTATTTCTTAGGTGGCCGCGATGCGTCGTGGATTGCAATTGGGGCCTCTATTTTTGCATCTAACATCGGGTCTGAACACTTAATCGGATTGGCTGGTGCCGGTGCCTCAAGTGGTATGGCAATGGCGCACTGGGAAATTCAGGGCTGGATGATATTAATTCTTGGATGGGTGTTTGTACCGTTCTATTCGCGAAGTATGGTTTTAACCATGCCGGAGTTTTTAGAGCGGCGTTATAACCGTGAATCAAGAACTGTACTGTCGCTTATTTCATTAGTTAGTTACGTGCTTACAAAAGTGGCTGTAACGGTATATGCAGGAGGTATTGTATTTCAACAGGTTTTCGGAATTGAAACCATGTGGGGAATCGATTTCTTCTGGATTTCAGCAATTGGACTGGTTTTAATAACAGCGCTCTACACCATTTTTGGTGGTATGAAATCGGTATTGTATACTTCTGTACTTCAAACTCCGATTCTATTGGGTGGATCGTTAATCATCCTTGTGCTTGGATTAAAAGCAGTAGGGGGTTGGGACGAAGTAATGCAAATTGCCGGTACGACTACGGTTAACGAGTACGGCGATTCAATGGTGAATCTTATTCGCGATAACCGCGATCCGGATTTTCCATGGTTAGGAGCATTAATCGGCTCGGCAATTATTGGTTTCTGGTACTGGTGTACCGACCAGTTTATTGTGCAACGTGTACTTTCGGGTAAAAACGAAAAACACGCCCGTCGCGGTACTATTTTTGGTGCATACCTAAAACTTTTACCAGTATTCTTATTCCTTATTCCTGGTATGATTGCATTTGCAATGAATGCCAAAGGAGGAATTATGCTGAACGGACAAGAGTATGTGTTGCCAAGTGCCGATGCCGCTTTCCCTTCGTTGGTGGCGCAGTTGCTTCCGGCCGGTGTTAAAGGTTTGGTTGTTTGTGGTATTCTGGCTGCTTTAATGAGTTCGTTAGCTTCGTTATTTAACTCGTCGGCAATGTTATTTACCATCGACTTTTACAAACGTTTCAAACCAGATACAGAGGAGAAAAAACTGGTTCGCATCGGACAAATGGCTACTGTAGTAATCGTAACACTCGGTATTCTTTGGATTCCGATTATGCGTACTATCGGAGATGTACTTTACGAATATTTACAAGATGTACAGTCAGTATTAGCACCGGGAATTGCTGCGGCTTTCTTGCTTGGTATTACCTGGAAACGCGCATCAGAAAAAGGTGGTTACTGGGGCTTAATGTCAGGGTTCATTATTGGTGTTACCCGTTTAGGTTCAAAAGTTTATTACGAGAATGTTCCCAACGCAGCTGATAACCTGTTTAAAACTGTGTTCTTCGACACCAACTGGTTGTTTTTCTGTGGATGGATGTTGCTTGTATGTTTGCTTGTAATTGTAGTTGTAAGTTTGCTTACTGAAGCACCTTCGAAAGAAAAAATACAAGGCCTTGTTTTTGGAACTAATACTCCTGAAGAAAAAGCTAAAACACGTGCCAGTTGGAACCATTGGGATGTAATTCATACTGTAATTATTTTAGGTATTACATCGGCATTCTATATTTATTTCTGGTAA
- the araD gene encoding L-ribulose-5-phosphate 4-epimerase → MLEQLKEEVFKANLELVELDLVIFTWGNVSAIDREKGLVVIKPSGVSYENMKASDMVVVDLEGNVVEGSLKPSSDTATHLVLYKAFEGISGVVHTHSAWATSWAQAGRSIPALGTTHADYFYGAIPCTRKLTEEEVTTAYEVETGNVIVETFDGLDPVAIPGVLVNNHGPFSWGTTAGNAVHNAKVMEEVAKMAHTALQLTPGAEIDQFLLDKHYLRKHGKNAYYGQ, encoded by the coding sequence ATGCTTGAGCAATTAAAAGAAGAAGTTTTTAAGGCAAATCTTGAGTTGGTGGAACTCGACCTGGTAATTTTTACCTGGGGAAATGTTAGTGCCATCGACCGCGAAAAAGGTTTGGTTGTGATAAAACCAAGCGGCGTTTCATACGAAAATATGAAAGCCAGCGATATGGTGGTGGTTGATTTGGAAGGAAATGTGGTTGAAGGCAGCCTGAAACCATCGAGCGACACTGCAACACACCTGGTGCTTTATAAAGCTTTTGAAGGAATATCGGGAGTTGTTCATACACACTCGGCATGGGCAACCAGCTGGGCGCAAGCCGGAAGAAGCATTCCTGCTTTGGGTACAACACATGCCGATTATTTTTACGGTGCAATCCCATGTACGCGTAAACTTACCGAGGAGGAAGTAACTACGGCATACGAAGTGGAGACCGGAAACGTAATTGTGGAAACTTTTGATGGACTCGATCCGGTTGCAATACCGGGAGTTCTGGTAAATAACCACGGTCCGTTTTCGTGGGGAACAACTGCCGGCAATGCCGTTCATAACGCAAAAGTTATGGAAGAGGTGGCAAAAATGGCACACACCGCTTTGCAGTTAACTCCGGGAGCTGAGATCGATCAATTTTTATTAGATAAGCATTACCTGCGCAAGCACGGTAAAAATGCATACTACGGGCAATAA
- a CDS encoding ribulokinase, which translates to MKKYTIGLDYGSDSVRSLIVNVETGEEIASVVFEYPRWKKGEYCDAPNNQFRQHPKDYLEGLEYTIVEALKQAPAGVAENVVGISVDTTGSTPVAVDEKGTPLALTPGFEENPNAMFVLWKDHTAVKEAAEINELAKKSDIDFTKYEGGIYSSEWFWAKLLHVTREDAGVYRAAYSWVEHCDWIPAVLTGDTNPKTLKRSRCAAGHKAMWHEAFGGLPSEEFLTQLDPMLSGLKDRLFKETFTCDVAAGTLSEEWAKKLGLSTNVVIGVGAFDAHLGAVGAQIEPYHLSKVMGTSTCDMLIAPLEEVGDKLVNGICGQVDGSIVPGMLGLEAGQSAFGDIYAWFRRLLEWPMQNILADSDLIDEETKKKLIEETSGKIIAKLSQEAEKISIAESGIVALDWMNGRRTPDANQALKGAIIGLNLGSDAPRIFRALVEATAFGSKAINDRFISEGIRIDGVIALGGVAKKSKLVMQIVADVLDMPIKVARSEQACALGTAMAAAVAAGVYKNLGDAQAKMGGGFEMEYHPIPENVEKYKELYEKYNRLGKFIEFDLNK; encoded by the coding sequence ATGAAAAAATATACAATTGGACTGGATTATGGTTCTGATTCAGTTCGTTCATTAATCGTAAACGTAGAAACCGGCGAGGAGATAGCAAGCGTTGTATTTGAATATCCACGTTGGAAAAAAGGAGAATATTGCGATGCGCCAAACAACCAGTTTCGTCAGCATCCGAAAGATTATTTAGAAGGTTTGGAATACACCATCGTTGAGGCGCTGAAACAAGCTCCTGCGGGTGTAGCCGAAAATGTTGTGGGTATTTCTGTTGATACCACCGGATCAACTCCGGTTGCTGTTGACGAAAAAGGTACACCACTGGCACTAACTCCGGGATTTGAAGAAAATCCAAATGCGATGTTCGTACTTTGGAAAGACCATACTGCAGTAAAAGAGGCGGCAGAAATTAACGAATTGGCAAAAAAATCGGATATCGATTTCACCAAATACGAAGGTGGAATTTATTCATCAGAGTGGTTTTGGGCCAAGTTATTGCATGTTACGCGCGAAGATGCAGGTGTTTACCGTGCAGCTTACTCGTGGGTAGAGCATTGCGACTGGATTCCGGCAGTTCTTACCGGAGATACAAATCCAAAAACATTAAAAAGAAGCCGTTGTGCAGCGGGTCATAAGGCCATGTGGCACGAAGCTTTTGGTGGTTTGCCGTCAGAAGAATTCCTTACTCAGCTTGATCCGATGTTGAGCGGTTTGAAAGACCGTCTGTTCAAAGAAACATTTACCTGCGATGTTGCTGCAGGAACATTAAGCGAAGAGTGGGCGAAGAAATTAGGGCTTTCTACCAATGTTGTTATTGGGGTAGGAGCTTTTGACGCTCACCTTGGTGCTGTTGGTGCTCAAATCGAGCCTTATCATTTGTCGAAAGTAATGGGAACATCAACCTGCGATATGTTGATTGCTCCGCTTGAAGAAGTAGGTGATAAGCTGGTAAACGGTATTTGTGGTCAGGTTGACGGATCGATTGTTCCCGGAATGTTAGGTTTGGAAGCCGGTCAGTCGGCATTTGGCGATATTTATGCCTGGTTCCGTCGTTTACTGGAATGGCCTATGCAAAATATTTTGGCCGACTCTGATTTGATTGATGAGGAAACAAAGAAAAAACTGATTGAAGAGACATCAGGAAAGATCATTGCAAAATTAAGCCAGGAAGCCGAAAAAATATCGATTGCAGAAAGTGGAATTGTTGCACTCGATTGGATGAATGGTCGTCGTACTCCGGATGCCAACCAGGCATTAAAAGGAGCGATTATCGGGTTGAATCTGGGATCGGATGCACCACGTATTTTCAGAGCTTTGGTTGAAGCAACTGCTTTTGGCTCAAAAGCCATTAACGACCGCTTTATTTCAGAAGGAATCCGCATTGATGGTGTGATTGCTCTGGGTGGTGTCGCTAAAAAATCGAAACTGGTAATGCAGATTGTTGCCGATGTATTGGATATGCCAATTAAAGTGGCTCGTTCCGAACAGGCTTGTGCATTGGGTACTGCAATGGCAGCAGCGGTAGCAGCCGGTGTATACAAAAATCTTGGCGATGCTCAGGCAAAAATGGGTGGCGGATTTGAAATGGAATACCATCCAATTCCTGAAAATGTAGAGAAATACAAAGAACTTTACGAAAAATACAATAGACTAGGTAAGTTTATTGAGTTCGATTTGAATAAATAA
- a CDS encoding aldose epimerase family protein, with the protein MKYLGIMTLVIMVFGCAQKDATVGISSEDFAFDYDGKTIELFTLKNDNGLVCQLTNFGARVVSLYAPDKNGELGDVIVGYGSGKDFVEKKENFYGAVIGRYGNRIGNASFSIDGVEYPLEKNDGDNHLHGGTNGFHHQVWDVESASDSEVVFSLVSPDMETGYPGTVNVKVKYQLTDANELKIEYFATTDKKTVLNLTNHSYFNLKDGGRTSINDHLMYLNADYYTPVDGGLIPTGELASVAGTPFDFTTPTAIGDRVEADDVQLKVGNGYDHNWVLNTNNDAAVLAAKVVDPESGRVLEVYTNEPGVQFYGGNFLDGTIAGKNDIKYDFRGAFCLETQHFPDSPNKADFPDVFVNPGDEYHSVCIYKFDVEK; encoded by the coding sequence ATGAAGTATTTAGGAATTATGACTTTAGTTATAATGGTTTTTGGCTGTGCGCAAAAAGACGCCACAGTGGGTATATCAAGCGAAGATTTTGCGTTTGATTACGATGGAAAAACCATTGAACTTTTTACCTTAAAAAACGATAACGGTCTGGTTTGTCAGTTAACTAATTTTGGCGCAAGAGTGGTAAGTTTGTATGCCCCGGATAAAAATGGGGAACTGGGCGACGTAATTGTTGGTTACGGTTCGGGTAAAGACTTTGTAGAAAAGAAAGAGAATTTCTACGGAGCGGTGATCGGTCGTTATGGCAACCGTATTGGCAATGCATCATTTTCGATTGACGGAGTTGAATATCCACTTGAGAAAAACGATGGCGACAATCATTTGCATGGTGGAACCAATGGTTTTCATCATCAGGTGTGGGATGTAGAAAGCGCAAGCGATTCTGAAGTTGTTTTTAGCTTGGTTTCGCCAGATATGGAAACCGGATATCCTGGTACTGTAAACGTAAAAGTAAAATACCAGTTAACGGATGCAAACGAGCTGAAAATTGAATATTTTGCCACAACAGATAAGAAAACGGTATTAAATCTTACCAACCATTCGTACTTTAACTTGAAAGATGGTGGAAGAACTTCCATCAACGATCATTTAATGTATCTGAACGCTGATTACTATACTCCGGTTGACGGTGGTTTAATCCCAACGGGAGAATTGGCTAGTGTTGCCGGAACTCCATTTGATTTTACAACTCCAACTGCCATTGGCGACCGCGTGGAAGCCGATGATGTGCAGTTAAAAGTTGGAAATGGATACGACCATAACTGGGTGTTGAACACCAACAACGACGCGGCTGTTTTAGCTGCAAAAGTAGTTGATCCGGAATCGGGAAGAGTATTGGAAGTATACACCAACGAACCGGGCGTTCAATTTTACGGAGGTAACTTCCTTGACGGGACTATTGCCGGTAAAAATGATATTAAATACGACTTCCGTGGTGCATTTTGTTTGGAAACGCAGCATTTCCCTGATAGCCCTAACAAGGCCGATTTTCCTGATGTTTTCGTTAATCCGGGAGATGAATACCACTCGGTTTGTATTTACAAATTCGATGTTGAAAAATAG
- a CDS encoding substrate-binding domain-containing protein: MAKLIPIFILIFFVQSYTSWATPKYKVGFSQCTTNDLWRRTQIRLMEIELSFYPDIELIIKDGRDNSSTQIKQIKELIDQEIDLLIVSPNESEPIAPIVEQVYNSGIPVIVIDRKVKTDKYTAFIGGDNYIIGVEAGNHAARLLQNGGKILEIRGLEGSSPSQERHNGFARVLNNFPDITIVKSVSGDWKTNSANKIINEAINDELEFDLVFAHNDVMAREVRKVTQQYRETRHTYVLGVDGLPGTEGGIQMVLDNVLDATFMYKTGGGLAIQIANDILNKRKVSKQNIIPTLTIDKNNAPMLKAQTDQIELLHNKIERQKLLLTIETNRNKTKNLILFFLIAVLTLTTALIFMIYLNLNDKKKLNKILVDKNEEIEKQNQLLKEQHERLKKIDKELEEATQAKLTFFTNISHEFKTPLTLIKGPLESLIEEKMPPSDIKKNYQIMHRNTHRLLQMINQLLDFRMIENKKMRIKASENNLDDFLNDICASFQTLADKKDISLTYESTIKYPVIWFDYEKIEKVMFNLLSNAFKFTPQKGRIKIILRKHKINNPGLFAEEFCIEVKDSGEGIPKEDLPKIFERYYQKDESRIVKGSGIGLNFSRELVELHRGRIKVESTEGEGTSVFVWLPVGNLHLVEDEMIKNRNIETSPNEDYPFLDEPQTAEAIDSLIPDKEATFSILITEDMPDMLDYLRMMLKDRYKIYTATNGKEGIEQVLEEEPDLIISDIMMPKMDGFEMTRQLKSDTKTSHIPIILLTAKTSIKNKIEGMEDGADYFIEKPFSKALLLSTINNLLVSRKKLREHYRETLSFKETENGINQLDQQFLKKLRHIILENIGHDDINVDELASKLGLSRVHLYRKVKKITDMSVSEFVISIKLKKSLDYLRNSGKTITEIAYESGFSSQSYYTRCFKEQFKMSPSKYKKQYRST; encoded by the coding sequence TTGGCTAAACTAATTCCTATATTCATTCTGATCTTTTTTGTTCAGAGTTATACTTCCTGGGCAACACCTAAATATAAAGTTGGCTTTTCGCAATGTACTACTAACGATTTATGGCGGCGAACTCAGATTCGACTTATGGAAATTGAATTATCATTCTACCCCGATATTGAATTGATAATTAAAGACGGGAGGGATAATTCGAGCACACAGATAAAACAAATTAAAGAGCTAATAGACCAGGAAATTGATTTATTAATTGTCTCTCCAAACGAATCAGAACCGATAGCGCCAATAGTTGAACAGGTATACAATAGCGGTATTCCGGTAATTGTTATCGACAGAAAAGTTAAAACCGATAAATACACAGCCTTTATTGGTGGCGACAACTATATTATAGGTGTAGAAGCAGGAAATCATGCAGCCCGGTTGCTACAAAACGGAGGAAAGATACTTGAAATCAGAGGGCTGGAAGGCTCATCTCCGTCGCAAGAGAGACATAATGGATTTGCCCGAGTTTTGAATAATTTCCCTGATATTACCATCGTCAAATCAGTTTCAGGTGATTGGAAAACCAATAGCGCCAATAAAATAATTAACGAAGCGATTAATGACGAACTGGAGTTTGATCTGGTTTTTGCACACAACGATGTGATGGCTCGTGAAGTACGAAAAGTTACGCAGCAATACAGAGAAACTCGCCATACATATGTTCTTGGCGTTGATGGACTTCCGGGAACCGAAGGAGGTATCCAAATGGTACTCGACAATGTGCTTGATGCCACATTTATGTACAAAACCGGTGGAGGTCTGGCCATACAAATAGCCAATGATATTTTAAACAAACGGAAGGTTTCAAAACAAAATATTATTCCCACTTTAACTATCGATAAAAATAACGCTCCAATGTTAAAGGCTCAAACCGACCAGATTGAGTTATTGCACAATAAAATAGAAAGGCAAAAACTTTTGCTTACCATTGAAACAAACCGTAACAAAACAAAGAATTTAATTTTGTTCTTTCTTATTGCCGTTTTAACACTTACAACGGCCTTAATTTTCATGATTTACCTTAACCTGAATGATAAAAAAAAGTTGAATAAAATACTGGTTGATAAAAATGAAGAGATTGAAAAACAAAACCAGTTGTTAAAAGAACAACATGAGCGGCTGAAGAAAATCGACAAAGAACTGGAAGAAGCTACACAAGCAAAACTCACATTCTTCACAAATATATCGCACGAATTTAAGACTCCGCTTACACTGATAAAAGGTCCACTTGAAAGTTTAATTGAAGAAAAAATGCCCCCTTCCGATATAAAGAAAAACTACCAGATTATGCATCGGAACACACATCGTTTACTGCAAATGATTAACCAACTGCTTGATTTCAGGATGATAGAAAACAAGAAAATGAGAATCAAAGCAAGCGAAAATAATCTGGATGATTTTTTAAACGATATATGCGCTTCTTTCCAAACACTGGCCGACAAAAAAGATATAAGCCTCACCTACGAATCAACAATTAAGTACCCGGTGATATGGTTTGATTATGAAAAAATAGAAAAAGTAATGTTTAATCTCCTTTCCAATGCTTTCAAATTCACACCGCAGAAAGGAAGAATAAAAATTATTCTCCGGAAACACAAAATAAATAATCCGGGACTATTTGCTGAAGAATTTTGTATCGAGGTAAAAGATTCAGGAGAAGGAATTCCAAAAGAAGATTTACCAAAAATTTTTGAGCGGTATTACCAAAAAGACGAATCAAGAATTGTAAAAGGATCCGGGATTGGACTCAATTTTTCGAGAGAATTGGTTGAACTTCATCGCGGAAGAATTAAGGTAGAAAGTACCGAAGGAGAAGGCACTTCGGTTTTTGTGTGGCTGCCTGTGGGTAATTTACACCTTGTGGAAGATGAAATGATCAAAAACAGGAATATCGAAACCTCTCCTAATGAAGACTACCCATTTCTTGATGAACCCCAAACGGCCGAAGCTATTGACTCGCTGATACCTGACAAAGAGGCGACCTTTTCGATATTAATTACTGAAGATATGCCCGACATGCTTGATTACCTTCGCATGATGCTGAAAGACAGGTACAAAATTTATACAGCTACCAACGGAAAAGAAGGAATAGAACAAGTGCTTGAGGAAGAACCAGACCTGATTATAAGTGATATTATGATGCCTAAAATGGATGGTTTTGAGATGACACGGCAATTAAAATCAGATACAAAAACAAGCCATATCCCAATTATTTTACTTACCGCTAAAACATCCATTAAAAATAAAATTGAGGGGATGGAAGATGGAGCCGACTATTTCATCGAAAAACCATTCAGTAAAGCATTATTACTATCAACAATAAACAATCTGTTGGTATCGCGTAAAAAACTCAGAGAGCATTATCGCGAAACACTTAGTTTTAAAGAAACCGAAAACGGTATTAATCAACTGGATCAGCAATTTCTGAAAAAACTAAGACATATAATCCTGGAAAATATTGGCCACGACGATATTAATGTGGACGAGCTGGCTTCTAAACTTGGATTATCACGGGTTCATCTCTATCGGAAAGTAAAAAAAATAACCGATATGTCGGTTAGCGAATTTGTCATTTCTATTAAGCTTAAAAAATCGTTGGATTACCTACGTAACAGTGGTAAAACAATTACAGAAATAGCATACGAATCGGGGTTCTCTTCACAGTCCTACTACACAAGATGTTTTAAGGAACAATTTAAAATGTCTCCGAGCAAATACAAGAAGCAATATCGTTCAACTTAA
- a CDS encoding SusC/RagA family TonB-linked outer membrane protein: MKNHHVKIAVLVLFSAFFMISSAFAQEVTVTGKVVDNDTKEPLPGVSIVVDGTTKGTITNFDGEYSIDVNTGVILVYSYIGYSNLEKEVTSGGTMDVELSMSTESLDEVVIVGYGSVKKKDATGAVSSVKTEDFNRGVSSSPSDLIQGKVSGVMITNSSGDPGANTSIRIRGNSSVRSGNDPLIVVDGVPLSGGNTTASADLGMGNSDARNPLNFINPNDIASMDILKDASATAIYGSRGANGVIIITTKKGAGANSVEFNSSFSVSKVANLIDVYSADEFGAMAPNQDHGGDVNALDQIFRTAFTQNHNVAFTGGNEDLKYRLSLSAQDQEGVVKNSGLEKYTANLNASQEFFDNKLKIDINMITSHVEDQYAPITNDAGFEGSLLSNALAWNPTDDLYKSDGSYNQLYLDLVNPLAMLDMVNDNAKTLRVLTNVSASYKILPELTYKLNLGLDNTNSSRSTAVLASLFRAGISERGRASVNDLKSNSKLMEHTLDYNKVFSEIFRFTGMLGYSYQETKRSGKSISGQDFTYDEIDYIYQLQAMSQETRSVSSFYDPVNELQSFFGRVNFSLYDKFLVTATMRADGSSKFGENQKYGYFPSAALAYRISEEEFIPESFDDLKFRLGWGQTGNQEFPAGASQAQYEITRDGIVRSQFDNPDLRWETSTTFNLGVDFTMFDSRLSGTIEYFNKRTEDLLFYTTAAFPAPSSGRVWTNLDAEVLNTGVEIALSGRIVETKDFSFDLSANISFLTNELQNFNRIVETGGLHGQGMSGVTSQRFVEGQPLNVFYLLKFQGLDADGISIYDEDKQYVGDPNPNQIMGVSASLRYKSWDMIANFNGAFGHQVYNNTATSILVASNPTKGRNTSPLYVIEGESADNAISASTRYLEDGDFIRLNNLTIGYTFEDAPWVFKNARLSLTGQNLLLFTDYTGFDPEVNVNKAIDGVPSFGIDYVPYPNSRTFSFGLNVSF, from the coding sequence ATGAAGAATCATCATGTAAAAATTGCGGTATTAGTACTTTTTTCCGCATTCTTTATGATCTCCTCGGCTTTCGCACAGGAAGTGACGGTTACAGGTAAAGTTGTTGACAATGATACGAAGGAACCGCTTCCGGGTGTATCTATTGTTGTTGATGGCACCACCAAAGGAACGATTACAAACTTTGATGGAGAATATTCCATCGATGTAAATACGGGGGTAATTCTCGTGTATTCTTATATCGGATATTCCAATTTAGAGAAGGAAGTTACCAGTGGTGGAACGATGGATGTTGAACTTTCAATGAGCACCGAGTCGTTGGACGAAGTGGTTATTGTTGGTTATGGCTCGGTAAAGAAAAAGGATGCAACCGGTGCAGTAAGTTCGGTAAAGACCGAAGATTTTAACCGGGGTGTCAGCAGTTCTCCAAGCGATTTAATTCAGGGAAAAGTATCTGGTGTAATGATTACAAATTCAAGTGGTGATCCGGGAGCCAATACTTCTATTCGTATCCGCGGTAACTCGTCGGTGCGTTCCGGTAACGATCCGCTTATTGTTGTTGACGGTGTTCCGCTTTCGGGAGGAAATACTACTGCCAGTGCCGATCTTGGTATGGGTAATTCTGACGCGCGTAACCCGCTAAACTTTATCAATCCAAACGACATTGCTTCGATGGACATTTTAAAAGATGCATCTGCAACAGCAATTTATGGTTCGCGCGGAGCCAATGGTGTAATTATTATTACGACTAAAAAAGGTGCCGGAGCAAATTCAGTTGAGTTTAACTCTTCATTCAGCGTGTCTAAAGTTGCCAACCTAATTGATGTTTATTCTGCTGATGAATTTGGTGCAATGGCTCCCAACCAAGACCATGGTGGAGATGTAAATGCACTTGATCAAATCTTCAGAACTGCATTTACGCAAAACCACAATGTTGCTTTTACTGGTGGTAACGAAGATTTGAAATATCGTTTATCGTTAAGTGCACAAGATCAGGAAGGCGTTGTTAAAAATAGTGGCTTAGAAAAATATACTGCTAACCTAAACGCAAGCCAGGAGTTTTTCGACAATAAATTGAAAATTGATATTAACATGATTACTTCTCATGTTGAAGACCAGTATGCACCTATTACAAACGATGCCGGTTTTGAAGGAAGTTTGCTTAGTAATGCACTGGCCTGGAACCCAACGGATGATTTATATAAGTCGGACGGTTCCTATAACCAGTTATATCTCGATTTGGTTAACCCATTGGCGATGTTAGATATGGTTAACGATAATGCAAAAACCTTGCGTGTTTTAACCAATGTTTCGGCTTCATATAAAATATTACCGGAATTAACTTACAAATTAAATCTTGGTCTCGATAATACAAATTCAAGTCGCAGTACTGCTGTATTGGCAAGTTTATTCCGCGCAGGAATTTCGGAAAGAGGTAGAGCAAGTGTTAATGATTTGAAATCCAATAGTAAGTTAATGGAACATACCTTGGATTATAATAAAGTATTCAGCGAAATCTTCCGTTTTACCGGTATGTTGGGATATTCATACCAGGAAACCAAGCGTTCGGGGAAATCAATTAGCGGTCAGGATTTTACATACGATGAGATTGATTATATTTATCAATTACAGGCCATGTCGCAAGAAACAAGAAGCGTATCCTCTTTTTACGATCCGGTAAACGAGTTACAATCATTCTTCGGAAGGGTTAACTTTAGTTTATACGATAAGTTTCTTGTAACAGCTACCATGCGTGCTGACGGGTCAAGTAAATTTGGTGAAAATCAGAAATATGGTTATTTCCCTTCTGCAGCTCTTGCTTATCGTATTTCTGAAGAAGAATTCATTCCAGAATCATTCGATGATTTGAAATTCCGTTTAGGATGGGGGCAAACAGGTAACCAGGAATTTCCTGCAGGTGCTTCACAGGCACAATACGAAATTACCCGCGACGGTATTGTCCGTAGTCAGTTTGATAATCCTGACTTGAGATGGGAAACTTCAACCACATTTAACCTTGGTGTAGACTTTACCATGTTTGACTCAAGGTTATCGGGTACAATTGAATACTTTAATAAAAGAACAGAAGACTTATTGTTTTATACAACCGCAGCTTTTCCGGCTCCATCGAGCGGTAGGGTATGGACCAATCTTGATGCTGAAGTGTTAAACACGGGTGTTGAGATCGCTTTAAGCGGGCGTATTGTTGAAACAAAAGACTTTTCATTCGATTTAAGTGCCAACATAAGTTTCTTGACAAACGAGTTACAGAACTTTAATAGAATTGTAGAAACCGGTGGTTTACACGGACAAGGAATGTCTGGAGTTACCAGTCAACGATTTGTTGAAGGCCAACCATTAAATGTTTTCTACCTTTTGAAATTCCAGGGGCTTGATGCAGATGGAATTAGCATTTACGATGAGGATAAACAATATGTTGGAGATCCTAATCCTAACCAGATTATGGGTGTGTCTGCAAGTTTACGTTACAAAAGCTGGGATATGATTGCAAACTTTAATGGCGCGTTTGGCCATCAGGTATACAACAACACTGCAACATCAATACTTGTTGCCAGTAACCCAACAAAGGGACGTAATACTTCGCCATTATACGTAATTGAAGGAGAAAGTGCTGACAATGCCATTTCTGCTTCAACCCGTTATCTCGAAGACGGTGATTTTATCCGTTTAAATAACCTCACAATTGGTTATACTTTTGAAGATGCACCATGGGTATTTAAAAACGCTCGTCTTTCATTAACCGGTCAGAACTTGTTGTTGTTTACTGATTATACCGGCTTTGATCCAGAGGTAAACGTCAATAAAGCTATTGATGGTGTTCCTTCATTTGGAATCGACTATGTACCATATCCAAATTCGAGAACATTTTCGTTTGGCCTGAATGTATCATTTTAA